The proteins below are encoded in one region of Hordeum vulgare subsp. vulgare chromosome 3H, MorexV3_pseudomolecules_assembly, whole genome shotgun sequence:
- the LOC123441523 gene encoding uncharacterized protein LOC123441523 → MLPTGRSKPQPRLAPRSWSFSGALLNFALHHIRLVMSNFHDMDFSDPKRKSRYLSKIIMVALLTAMCVVMLTQPPCHKKAPSVICQHVFPGFLATDVTYDQILLSSANQDLQPVLAAKRHILALNMKDLANPNIMNMWLDHFQSCKQDCISLNAHSSNSNYQVVCSHLICFCERVLYKKAKMTAPVQEGEERKSSFLVVAEVPTKHRPSSKTDLVAVFVYLIADFVIALGLVADFVIALGLVTNFVHLVV, encoded by the exons ATGCTGCCGACCGGCAGGAGCAAGCCGCAGCCCAGGCTTGCGCCGAGATCTTGGTCCTTCTCAGGTGCGCTGCTCAATTTCGCGCTCCATCACATCAGGCTTGTGATGAGTAATTTCCATG ACATGGACTTCTCGGACCCGAAGCGCAAGTCTAGGTACCTCAGCAAGATCATCATGGTGGCGCTCCTCACGGCCATGTGCGTCGTCATGCTCACCCAGCCACCCTGCCACAAGAAGGCTCCCAGTGTG ATATGTCAGCATGTCTTTCCTGG CTTCCTCGCAACTGATGTGACTTATGATCAGATTCTGTTGTCCTCAGCCAACCAGGACCTTCAGCCCGTGCTTGCGGCCAAGAGGCATATCCTTGCTCTAAACATGAAAGATCTTGCGAATCCCAATATAATGAAT ATGTGGCTTGATCATTTTCAATCATGTAAGCAAGATTGTATCTCATTAAACGCACATAGCAGCAACTCTAATTATCAG GTAGTTTGCTCCCATCTGATCTGCTTCTGTGAAAGGGtcctgtacaagaaggcgaagatgactgctcctgtacaagaaggcgaagagcgAAAGTCTTCTTTTTTAGTTGTTGCGGAAGTTCCGACCAAGCATCGCCCATCAAGCAAAACAGATTTGGTAGCCGTGTTTGTATACTTGATAGCAGATTTTGTGATAGCACTTGGTCTGGTAGCAGATTTTGTGATAGCACTTGGTTTGGTAACAAATTTTGTGCACTTGGTTGTGTAA